From Trichoplusia ni isolate ovarian cell line Hi5 chromosome 11, tn1, whole genome shotgun sequence, the proteins below share one genomic window:
- the LOC113499042 gene encoding zinc finger protein 2 homolog, whose translation MMFDPPDYPYKELSETYDPDDLLFANDAVTNETLSNVHKSPSDVTTILNTVDNQLSFHSNDSGRFFNVENTNFFQENNTNMHPNTELYIVQSDNLFNYEPTLLDENTVNQFLLPLQDSSGKSKTSESAGPDLLALHSCVICHEIFTTEADLLDHTISLHTSDNSLDQATTLLPIENEKVPRNVQEPTHSNENFETEWLVCRMCERVLSTALEVEPTEQLCCIASDGKGSVTSRKLYTMYVCDFCSGLFADGDALDKHRLTCYIDDQNNYYEDQTDTCSLDTNVTRGPEVCYSCDICGKQYASTEELKIHSLECHRPPPPRTTRRAYTNSGNSKMWNCGSCNQLFATARELYRHKRGEDRPPGAPLMAYVCEECDKVLGSMCALHTHKKMHKVTKPGYPCRVCGRRFNQSGHLAIHMRMHTGERPYPCDLCPKAFKVKVERDDHRRTHTGEKPFACTACPKTFTAAARLREHARIHTDQRPYRCDICGAAFRRPYARTVHTLIHTGEKPHECDICGTAFRRSGDMWKHKRTLHGVQAVTIETDLKK comes from the exons ATGATGTTTGATCCACCTGATTACCCATACAAAGAACTTTCAGAAACTTATGATCCAGATGATTTGCTGTTTGCGAATGATGCAGTAACTAATGAAACTCTGTCCAATGTCCATAAAAGCCCCTCAGATGTTACGACTATATTGAACACAGTCGATAACCAGTTGTCTTTTCATTCAAACGATTCTGGAAGATTCTTTAACGTTGAAAACACCAATTTCtttcaagaaaataatacaaatatgcATCCAAATACTGAGCTGTACATAGTACAgtcagataatttatttaattacgaacCAACTTTGCTTGATGAAAATACTGTCAATCAGTTTCTATTACCTCTCCAAGATTCTTCTGGAAAATCGAAG ACAAGTGAAAGCGCCGGCCCGGACTTACTCGCTCTGCATTCCTGTGTAATATGTCATGAGATATTTACTACGGAAGCGGATCTCTTGGACCATACCATATCGCTTCATACCTCCGATAACTCCTTAGATCAAGCGACGACTTTGCTACCAATCGAAAATGAAAAAGTTCCTCGGAATGTACAAG AACCAACTCATAGTAATGAGAACTTTGAAACAGAGTGGCTGGTGTGCCGAATGTGTGAACGAGTACTATCAACCGCTTTGGAAGTTGAACCCACGG AACAATTATGCTGCATTGCCTCTGATGGTAAGGGCAGCGTCACCTCTCGCAAACTGTACACCATGTACGTGTGTGACTTCTGCAGCGGCCTGTTCGCAGATGGGGATGCGCTTGACAAGCACAGGCTGACTTGCTACATTGATGATCAAAATAATTACTATGAGGACCAAACG GACACTTGCAGCTTAGATACGAACGTAACTCGGGGCCCTGAAGTCTGTTACTCCTGTGACATCTGTGGTAAGCAGTACGCTTCCACAGAGGAGTTGAAGATCCACTCTCTAGAATGCCACAGGCCTCCGCCCCCGAGGACGACTCGACGCGCCTACACTAACAGCGGGAACAGTAAAATGTGGAACTGTGGATCTTGCAATCAACTTTTTGCTACTGCACG gGAACTTTACCGCCACAAAAGAGGCGAAGATCGACCCCCAGGTGCTCCACTGATGGCGTATGTTTGTGAAGAATGTGACAAAGTTCTAGGCAGCATGTGTGCCCTGCACACACATAAGAAGATGCATAAAGTTACGAAACCA GGTTACCCCTGCCGGGTGTGTGGGCGTCGGTTCAACCAATCAGGTCACCTGGCCATCCACATGCGCATGCACACCGGGGAGAGACCCTACCCCTGTGACCTTTGCCCCAAGGCCTTCAAAGTCAAG GTGGAGCGCGACGATCATCGTAGGACCCACACTGGCGAGAAACCCTTCGCGTGCACAGCCTGCCCCAAGACGTTTACTGCCGCTGCACGCTTGCGTGAACACGCACGCATTCACACAGACCAAAG ACCATACCGCTGTGACATCTGCGGGGCCGCCTTCAGGAGACCTTACGCCCGCACCGTGCACACCCTCATCCACACCGGTGAGAAGCCGCACGAGTGTGATATCTGTGGAACTGCCTTCAG gCGATCAGGAGACATGTGGAAACACAAAAGAACTCTTCACGGCGTCCAAGCAGTTACAATTGAAACAGACTTGAAGAAATGA
- the LOC113498524 gene encoding uncharacterized protein LOC113498524 gives MKMWSDFQGSGGGCGAKRRAGSPCEGGGKVARWEDSIARLEAVAAGAGGGDCWRSEEEERRACRRRWCGGWCGAHDTIRAENGKSYLELGGAAARACCDGRAAGRCASRRCYRERRFKMMNLCALKLARLRQTADPSLRRSVLVCNTLRGIEREMERESAEEAPFEPACVAGGVARCELLGARDPAAGRATPFPAPPPPDRDSGYGDEEQRTIDWGSVLSLSSRSALDPPEDAWPDDWGWSEDSFVRLLVPTS, from the coding sequence GGCTCGGGCGGCGGGTGCGGCGCCAAGCGGCGCGCCGGCTCCCCGTGTGAGGGCGGCGGCAAAGTCGCGCGCTGGGAAGACTCGATCGCTCGGCTTGAGGCCGTGGCCGCCGGCGCTGGCGGCGGGGACTGCTGGCGCTCCGAGGAGGAGGAGAGGCGCGCGTGCCGCCGGCGCTGGTGCGGCGGCTGGTGCGGCGCGCACGACACCATCCGCGCCGAGAACGGCAAGTCCTACCTGGAGCTGGGCGGAGCGGCCGCGCGCGCCTGCTGCGACGGCCGCGCTGCCGGCCGCTGCGCCTCGCGCCGCTGCTACCGCGAGAGGCGGTTCAAGATGATGAACTTGTGCGCGCTGAAGCTGGCGCGCCTCCGCCAGACGGCGGACCCGTCGCTGCGGCGGTCGGTGCTCGTGTGCAACACGCTGCGCGGCATCGAGCGCGAGATGGAGCGCGAGAGCGCCGAGGAGGCGCCCTTCGAGCCCGCATGCGTGGCGGGCGGCGTGGCGCGCTGCGAGCTGCTGGGCGCGCGCGACCCGGCGGCCGGGCGCGCCACGCCCttccccgcgccgccgccgccggacCGCGACTCCGGCTACGGCGACGAGGAGCAGCGCACCATCGACTGGGGCTCGGTGCTGAGCCTGTCGTCCCGGTCGGCGCTAGACCCCCCCGAAGACGCGTGGCCCGACGACTGGGGCTGGAGCGAGGACAGCTTCGTGCGGCTGCTGGTGCCCACGAGTTAG